A single genomic interval of bacterium harbors:
- the cysW gene encoding sulfate ABC transporter permease subunit CysW → MDPRILELEEPHLSEPRAVRWLLIGIAFVFLSFFLVIPLVAVFVEAFKKGFTVYREAILEPYAVAAIKLTLITAAVSVLANMLFGIAAAWSITKFDFPGKSFLITLVDLPFAVSPVISGMVFVLLFGMQGYFGPWLAAHDVRIIFATPGVILATIFVTFPFVARELIPLMKSQGREAEEAALVLGASGWQTFFNITLPNIKWGLLYSLIQCNARAMGEFGAVSVVSGHIRGQTNTLPLHIEILYNEYNFTAAFAAASLLTFLAVVTLLLKKMLSLKTGRKRSTG, encoded by the coding sequence AAGAGCCTCATTTGTCCGAGCCACGCGCCGTCCGATGGTTGTTAATCGGAATCGCTTTTGTATTTCTGAGCTTCTTTCTGGTGATTCCGCTTGTTGCTGTATTTGTCGAAGCATTCAAAAAGGGATTCACGGTGTATCGTGAGGCAATCCTGGAACCATACGCTGTGGCTGCTATAAAACTGACTTTGATCACCGCCGCTGTTTCCGTTCTTGCGAACATGCTGTTTGGGATCGCCGCTGCATGGTCTATTACTAAGTTTGATTTTCCTGGAAAAAGTTTTCTGATCACGCTGGTCGATCTTCCTTTCGCAGTATCACCGGTGATTTCCGGAATGGTATTCGTGCTGCTGTTTGGTATGCAAGGATATTTCGGTCCCTGGCTGGCAGCGCATGATGTGCGAATCATTTTCGCCACGCCTGGAGTCATCCTGGCAACGATCTTTGTGACGTTCCCATTCGTTGCGCGGGAGCTGATCCCTCTGATGAAATCTCAGGGGAGAGAAGCGGAGGAAGCCGCACTCGTTCTGGGGGCCAGCGGTTGGCAAACTTTTTTTAACATAACATTGCCGAATATCAAATGGGGATTGCTTTACAGTTTAATTCAGTGCAATGCCCGGGCGATGGGCGAGTTCGGCGCTGTTTCGGTTGTTTCAGGTCACATAAGAGGACAGACGAATACTCTACCTTTGCACATAGAAATCCTTTATAACGAGTACAATTTTACAGCAGCATTTGCAGCTGCATCCCTGCTGACGTTTCTCGCAGTGGTAACGTTATTGTTAAAGAAGATGCTTTCATTGAAAACAGGGCGGAAAAGGTCTACAGGTTAG